The window AGTCGTCCTGGAAAACATGGGCCATTAGGTCATACTCAGGAATTTTTACTGGAGTGTGAAACGAATCTGGGGTTATTGCTGGATAGTTTGCGGGAATCGGATAACCTCTATGAACAAATCGAGTTGTTGCGTACCCTGAAACGTCTGCGGGGATTAGATTTCGATACGGGATTTGGCGGGCCAGGACCACGGGTGACGGTGGCGGATTTGCTGAATGAAGTTTACCTCAAAGCGGGTACGGAATCGGTTTCTCCTTACTGGGCGGTGGTGCGTCAAGCCGCTGGTTTGCTGAACAAGGCGGATATCAGTCTGTCGGATGCGGTGACGGAGATGTTGGTGCGCGGGAAGCAGATTACGGTGGGAAGAGCTTATAGTGAGGCATCGCTGATTAAAAATCCCATGTCGCACTTGGAACTTCAAGCGAAGATTGATGAATTCTGTCGGGAAGATATTCGCGATCGCGTTTTGACCCAAGAAATTCTGATCTATCTGGGTATCATTATCAAGGCAGAACCCTCTTTACTCAAGGGTTTGCTCACGCTACGAGTGGGGTACCTGATTCTACTCTTAACCAGCGAACTGGCGGCTGAATTAGGGGTGACTCAAGATGAAGCTTATGAGCGACTCATGCACTTAAGTCCGTTTGAAATCAAGATGCGGTTACGCTCTTGTTTAGTGGGATATGAGGGCATGAACCAAAAGCTGCGTCAACAAGAATCATTACACGTCAAGCGGCTTAATCAAGAGATTAATTGGGGTGTCCTATCGGGCGAAAGGGAGGAGACGGAGGAGACACCCACCGTTGGCAGTTGGGTGAGAAAGCGGCAGTTAGATGGTGCAGCCGGTCGGGTTCCCAAAAACTTCTATCCTAGTGTTTGGCTCGTGATGAAACATTGTAGGGGTTTGGTGATTGGGGATAAGTTAGAGCGTCGTAATCGCTTGGACAGCGCCCCGATCCTCTCCGAGATGACACCAGGGGAAAAGAATTTTGCCTTGCGGGTGGAGCATTTGCTCAATAAGATTGAAGCGCCAGAATATCGGCAAGTCAATATTGAGGCATTGATGGAACTGGCGGCGATCGCAGAACGCAATCCTGAGTTACAAGTGGAAGAGTATATTGTGTTCGATGTTCTCATCGGTCATGCTGTACGCTTGGCCTGGTTGGAGCGATTCCCCGAAAAAGCAGATCGATATGATGAGTATAAGGCGGCGGCTTGGCGTGCCTTTTACGATACTTCACCCACTGAGTGTGCGGGACATATCCTGAAGGCGTTCCGTTTCTTGACTCAGGTGGGACAAGCAACGGCTGTTTAAAGCCAATGATATTGAGGAGGGTGAGGGAGTAACCTCACTCTCCAATACCGAAAATTTTTATTTGGCAAGCCCTTTGTAAAACGCAATTTCAAACAAGTCTCGCGTGCCGGTCATCCCCTGCCCCATAAATAGAAGCAACGCAATGCAGTTCAAAATAATGTGAACATTACGCCAGCGATTGGATCGGTCTTGATAAATATCTTCCACAATGGCTAACGAGAACACCATCAGCAACGCGGCAGTGATCCCAATATAGTAATGAGACCAATACCACTCATTCGTGCGGCGAAACACTCCATCCTGGCAGCCGAGAACGACTAAACCCATACCCGTGAGAGTGGCAAAAATTCCTCGCCAGTGTTTCTCTCTAGCACGATACAGAAATACCAAAGACGCAATCGTAGCTGCAAACATCAGCCCAATGAAGATCACCTGAGCAGGGTTTTTGCTCCAGAGTTGATGCTCGATCAAGCTTTTAAACACAATCGCATAAGCTAGCCCCACCCACGTAACGCCCACAACCGCACCCGTGAGCCAACGTCCGAGCTTAACATGTTCACGTCCAACCACAGGCGGGATTTGGCTTTTACTTCCACCAACGCTTTGCAACCGTCGTTGGCGAGTCTGCCATGCGAAGTGAGTCACAATACCCAGAATAGGGAAGACCACGATAATGGCGAGAATAGGATGGATTAAGGCAAGAAAGTCAGCAATTTCCATAGAGCAAGAGCAACCTTTTTGGAGAAACGGACTTTAACGCATATCTGTCGAGTGCGTGTCCACGCCCTCTAATTTATTGACTATTGTTCAGGATTCTGCGAGCAGCAACATGAGTTGTAGCTGAGAAATCCCTTGAAAAATTCTGTTGTTTGCCTCAGAGAATCCTAATGTTAATTTTTTAATCTGTAAATAAAGTTTTTATAAAAAAGCCTGACTGATCACTCGTTCTCAGCGTGACACTATTTGGGCATAGCATTTTGCTTGTAATTTTTATGTGAATTTTATTAAATATATGTTGATTGTCTTAACATATAAGAAAAGCCTCACAACGGAAACCATGACAGTTTCAGAGTTGACCTCTCAAAACTCAAGGCGTCCTTTTCTCCTACGAGTTCTCCGATTGAGAATAGCCACACTCGTTCTGTTGGGGATTATTGTTGCTGTTAGCACCATCACCATTAAATGGTTTATGGGTGAAAGTAGGGTAACGCAGCTATTTTCCCAATTACAATTCCTACAAGAAAATCCACCCATCTGGCTAGACGTGCCAAGCGTTAGTCATGAATATTATTTACTCATCCCAACGGTAGCATTATGTTTAATTTATCAAGCGCTCGTTAAAATTTATCCCCAACCTCGAACAACATCGCGGGTGATTGTCGTATGCCTCTTGTTGGTTTTGACGCTGCGTTACCTCTTATGGCGATCGCTATCCACCCTAAATTTATCGAACCCCTTAGATGGCTTATTTAGTTTGGGGTTGTTTTTCATGGAACTATTCGTCATTTTGGGTCATAGTTTCCAATGGTATTTAAATCTAAAAATAAAACCTAGGCATCGCGAAGCTGACATCATGGCGGTGGCTGTAAGAGAAGGACGCTTTATACCAACCGTCGATATTTTAATTCCTACTTACAATGAGCCTACAACTATTCTCCGACGAACAATTATTGGCTGTCAAGCCTTAGATTATCCCCACAAAAAAATCTATCTTTTGGATGATACACGGCGAGCAGAGATGAAAAGAATGGCGCAAGAATTGGGATGTGAGTATATAACCCGCCCGGACAATCGCCATGCTAAAGCAGGGAACTTAAATCATGCGATCGCCCAAACTAATGGTGAACTCATCGTCGTATTCGATGCTGATTTTGTCCCGACTCAAAACTTCCTGAATCGTACTGTCGGCTTTTTTCAAAATCCAGAAATAGGACTCGTTCAAACCCACCAAAGCTTTTATAATCCCGATCCAATTGCCCGTAATTTAGGTTTGGAATGTGAGCTGACACCAGAAGTGGAGATTTTTTCGCGTTACTATCAGCTACTGCGCGATGGTATAGAAACAGCCTTGTGCTATGGTAGTTCCTTCGTTGTTCGACGCAGTTCTCTTGAGGCAGTTGGCGGTTTTGTCACCGATTCTTTAAGTGAAGATTACTTTACTGGCGTTTGCCTATCAGCCCAAGGCTATCGGGTGATTTACCTGGGCGAACGTTTAAGTGCAGGCTTGTCCGCTGAAAATATGGCTGGTTATGTCACCCAACGCTTGCGGTGGGCACGCGGCAGCTTACAGGCATTTTTCATTCCGGAGAATCCCTTAACCATTCCCGGACTCGGATGTTTACAACGACTAGCTCATTTAGAAGGCTTATTTCAGTGGTTTACCAGCGTATTCCGTTTAGGATTTATGCTGATGCCCATAGCCTCATCCTTTCTGGGTATCATCCCCTTGCGGGCCACCCTTGTTGAATCACTTTATTTCTTTCTTCCTTACTACATCGCTCAGTTATTGACCTTTTCGTGGTTAAACAACCGCAGTCGGTCTGCATTAGTTTCTGATATCTACGCGGTGGCGCAATGTGTTCCCGTTTCACTCGCGGTGATTCAAACAATGCTGAGTCCCTTTTCTCAAGGATTTAAGGTAACACCGAAAGGAGTCAGACGAGATGGTTTTACCTTCAACTGGGCTTTAGCTTGGCCATTGATTCTGTTATTAATCGTAACTGCTGTGAGTTTATGGCAAAATTTAGACTGGGCGTTTTGGGGTAGTATGTCGATTTCAGGAGAGCCTAAGTTAGCAGAAGGAAGGGCTTTGGCTTGGATTTGGAGTGCTTATAACTTATTCATTATCAGTATTGCTCTGTTAATTTTGCTAGATGTGCCAAAACCCGATCCATCGGAGTGGTTAAACTTGCAGCGAGTCGTGCGAATTCAAGTAAACAGTGCATCGAAATCATCTGACATTGATAATGGTGAATTGCCAATACCTATTCCAAACTTAGACCAAAATTTATGGGGGGTAACGACCATTATTTCAGAAGGAGGAATCGAAGTTGCCTTGACTCAGGATACTGTTCCAAAGCTACTGGAACAGCTAGCCGTCAAAGTAGAAATTATGGAAGAGAAATTAGAATTAACGGGGCAGATTACTCATGTTAGTTTCAGCGATCAGATGCCACGAGTTCGTGTGATGTTTAAATCGTTAAACCTCTCGCAATATCGACAGTTGGTAGAGTTTTTATTCTGTCGTCCAGGACGTTGGAAGCGTCAAAATACACCAGGGGAGTTGCAATCTTTAAGGTTGTTATTCAGGATATTAGTCAAACCCAAAGTTTTGTTTAACCGGAAGTCTAAAGTGAGTGCGATCGCAGTTTCTCAAGTTTAGGATTAGAGTCGGGTGCGTTAAAGGATATCTGACCTGATAGTTCTTAGTCTGAGGAGCATGAATGAACCTCTAATTCTAAAGCTGAGGTAGACGCAACCGCCACGCGATCGCGCCCCAACTTTTTGGCGTGATATAAAGCCATATCTGCTGCCTGGATGATAGCCTCACCCGTCAAACCTTCCTCCGGAAAGCACGCCACCCCCAGGGAAATGGTAATCCGATTCAGGAGTTGATGATGATACTCAACCTGAAGTTGCTTCACTCCTTGTCGAAGTTGCTCAGCTCGGTGCTGAGTATCAGCTAAAGAGGCATCTGGCAAAATCAGAAGTAATTCCTCACCTCCATAGCGACAAGCAATATCTGAATTCCGGATATTGATTTGCAAAAAACTTGCTAATTCTCGTAAAACTTTATCCCCTGCATCATGCCCAAAGGTGTCGTTAAATTGCTTAAAGTGGTCAATATCAATCATAATGACACCCACAGATTGCTCCTGACGATGAGCGCGGAAAATCTCGCGTTTCAGGGATTCTTCCATGTAACGTCGATTAAATAAACCCGTCAGGGGGTCGTGAATGCTCTCATGTTTTAAAGTTTCTCGGAGTTTTAAATTACTGATAGCCAGCGTTAGATGTTCTGCCACCGTAGCCGCTAATTTTTGTTTTGTATTCGTTAAGCGCCCTGGCTCTGGTGAACTTAAATAGAGTAGACCCAACACTTTTCCTTCTGTCATCATCGGGACACAAAGGGATTCATTGGGAGCAGGATCAGCCTGAATATGTTGGCACTGTAATTTAGAATGAGTATGCTGCACAAAACGAGAGCGACGCCGTCGTAGTGCCCAACATTCTTTTAAAGAAAACTCAATTTTACTTTTGAGATCGAGACCCCAAGTTGCTACCGCCTCTAGCTGATTTTGGGTTGTATCCAGCACAAATACTCCGCCCGAACTACCCAAAAAGATTGGCTGTACTAAGGTGGCTAGGGCGCTGTAGGCATCTTCAACGGTCACGCAAGTTTGTAAAAAATCACTCATTTTGCCCAACCGCGCCATCTCTTGATTGCGTTGTTCTAGTTCGTCCACCCAACGAATCAGCTTCTCGTTAGCTTGTTGCAATTCGTCTTCACTCCGGCGCAGTGCTGCTTCGGCTCGCCTGCGCTCAATTAATTCTTCTCTTAACAGTGCATTTGATTCACACAATTGAACCGTTCTCTCTTGCACTCGTTTTCCTAATTCTTCATGAGATTGACGTAGAGCCTCCTGTACAATTTTGCGGTCTGTAATGTCACGGCAGCTATAAAGTCGGGTTCCGCCCTGAATTTCTACACGTTTCACGTTAATTAGGATCGTGTGGCTTCTACCAGCTTTATCCCTAATCGTCCATTCAAGATTACAGATTTCTCTGGAGTTATTGAATTTATCAATCTCAAAAAAATCATTTCCTAACAGATTGGTAATATTCCCTAATTCTTGGGCTTCCTGGGAAGAATAACCAAAAATACATTTTATATTGGGGCAAATATAAGTAAATGCCCCAGTCTCATCGGTAATCAGAACCGTATCAGAAAGATTATTCAAAATGAGTCGGTGGAGTTTTTCGGATTCCCGTAGCTTGGCTTCAACTGGGCAAAATTTTTCCTGAATACTCATCATTTGAGTTTTTTTAGAACAGCTTAATTTTGATGATAGGTGCAGTTCAGTATATTTTCCCATTTGTTCGTTCGGTAAAGCTTAAATCTTCTCCAATGCTTTTTTTATAGCTATCTAAATCCTCATAATCAAAGCCAAAAAGAAAACATCCCCCTCGCGATTCATTTCTGATGAGGGGGCGGGAATTTTGATTGAATTGAACTCAACGTCTATGAGTCAATTCAATTCCTTACGCTTCGGTCAAACTTGCTCAGTAAAGTGTAAGACATTACCTGCCCTTAGCCAAACCAGTGGGAAGGCGTAGAGCAAGAGTCAACTTCTTCAGTTGTGGTTCGACTGACACATTCAGATTTTTGCTGGATGATATAAGCGATTTCCTGACGGATTAGATTTTGAATATGTATCTTGTCCTCTAGAGACAGTTGCAAATGATCAGAGCTACTGGCTGCTTTTTCTTTTTGCTCTCCACTAGGATGCCAATTCGATAACTGGCTCAGGACACGAGTGTTCAAATGACGGCGGAGTTCTGGATTATGCAAGGCTTTTTGATAGGGATAATCCGGATAAGTTTCTAATAGTTGGTTTAGAAGTTCATCAATCACCGACAACATACGATCATCAATTATTTTTGACATTGCTGCCTCCATTTAGGAAGGATGTGAATTCTTGAAAACCAAGGATTTTTCTTAGGTCAATAAATGGTATTAAAAAAAACTAAAAGGCAGGCTCAAGTCCTGCAAGCTTTTGGTTCATTAAGTGCCAGATCTAAAGACCTTCACGCCCTAATCTTGTTAAAGCTTGTAAAGGCTTTTAACGTTAACTTTATCTCGTTTAATTATCTCTTACGTAGAAAGTAATACATTGATAAATTTACAAATTTTTAAATTAAAAATTATGAGGACACTTTTAAATAAATGGCATTGAATTCGTCAGGTAAGACGAATGGCACTGATACAAGGGACGATCGCAAAACTCTCTCTTCAAGCTAGGGTGAGAATCGGTGCTACGTTGCCATCCACGCCTGAGGAATACTCCGACAAAGCATCAAAAATGCTCAGGATTTACTCGTAAATCGCTAACCCGGTACAGGTATGGCAGGGTTGTCCAGACAAGATTGGGGAACGGCATAGAGGATGGATTGGGGTCGAGTCTGAACTAGGAGGATGAACGGCTATCACAGTACGATGAAGATTAGCGAACCCATTTCCAACAACTGCATCCAGCGAGTGAATAATTTTCGACCCCTCCAAACCATAATGTCCTTTCGACTGATACCCAAATCTTTTCTATGGCTGAGCGCCACTATCCTAATTATTACTTTAGGAGGATGCGAAGCTCTTCAGAACTTATTGGGAGGAAGTAGCTATCCCGTAAAACGAGTGTCTGATGGAGACACAATCACCGTCACCGACTCCTCTGGCAAAAACATCAGTGTGCGCTTCGCCTGTGTAGATGCACCGGAAGTTCCTCATAAGGTAGAGGAGAGGAAAAGCAGAAAATTGGTGGATAAAAGCCAATTTAAGTGGGGAGAAAAAGCTCAGCAGCGAGTGCAACAGTTGGTCAAACAAGGTGGCGATCGCGTCAAATTGACGGTCACGGATACAGACCAATATGGACGTAAAATCAGTGAAGTTCGTCTCACCGATGGCACTTTTATTCAGCAGGTTTTAGTAACTGAAGGACTCGCGCAAGTCTATCGACCATACTTAAAAAACTGCCCCAGTGCAGCCATTATAGATGCGGCAGAAGCCGATGCTAAGAAGCGACGTGTGGGAGTTTGGAGTGATAAAAAATATGTCTCTGCTTGGGAGTGGCGGCGCAACAATAAGTAAGAGGTTGAAGGTTGAAAGTTATAAGATTAAAAATTTTAACGTTCAGACTGACCACTGTACCCGAATTGAGGCTCATGCTGCATCGATATTCATTGACAACGTTGTTGATAAATTTGAGCTACCTTATCTCTTGGGTTTAGGCGTAAACACTCAGAAAACAATTGTTTAGCTTTCCTGAAGTGACGGGAATTATAGTTATGCAAGGCTTCTATAAATATTTGGAAAGTAGTTAGCTTTCCTTCTCTTACTTCTGGTGGATCAGCGTCAAAGACTTCATAAACAGCTACCACTTCTGATTTTCCCTTAACTTTAACGCGATCAATAGGACGAATAGCATAGACAGGTTCGTTCAATTGTAAAAAAGTTTGGTGAGTAATTAACAACGATACCCCATAATTTTTTGTTAGATTTTCCACACGCGAGGCTAAATTCACGGCATCACTAATCACCGTACCATCCATCCGATTGTATCCTCCCACCGTTCCTAGCATTAAAGAACCTGTATTGATGCCAATTCCAATTTGGATCGGCATATAACCCGATTTCATTCGTTGTTGATTATATTCCGTAAGGCGGTGTAGCATAGAAATTCCCGCTTTGAGTGCATTATCTGCCTCACCGCTAAACAGCGCCATAATTGCATCGCCAATGTATTTATCAATAAATCCTTGATGCTCAATAATGGCGGGTTCCATGCGAGAGAGATAAGCATTAATAAATTTAAAATTATCTTGAGGAGTCATCCTTTCTGACAGAGTCGTGAAGTCACGAATATCAGAAAACAATACCGACATTTCCTGCTGTACGGCATCCCCTAACTGGACATCAATAATACTTTCTTTATCTAACAATTGGAGAAATTGACGAGGCACAAAACGGGAAAAAGATTGATTGAGTTGAAACAGCTTAGCTGTAAACTTTTCCCGTTCTATTTCAGCTTTTTTCCGCTCGGTAATATCTTGTAAGGCGACAATTGCATAAGCAATATTCCCTTTCTCATCATAGATTGGGGTACCCCAAGTTTCTATAGGAATAATTTTATCTTCTCGATGAATTTCTATATCATTAATTCTCACACTCTCACCTTTTAAGGCTCTTACAGCAGGTAATTTTTCTGTAGGGTATTCTTGAGCGGTTCCTGCTTTATAAACGTGATGAATTTTGGAGATCTCTTCTATTGTAGTTTCCGGGATAACACCTTTACCAAATAACTGATAAGTGATCCGATTAGAGTAGCAGGGTTTGCCAGTGGTATCGAACACGGCTACACCCACGGGTACACCTTCTAGAAATTGGTTCAACCGACTTTCACTGGCTCGTACCTCTGTATACAGTTTGGCATTTTCGATCGAAATAGCAGCTTGAGACGATAAGAGTTTTAATAGTGCCAATCGTTCTGGAGTAAAAGCACCTGTGGTGAGGTTATTTTCTAAATAAACAATACTGATAAGTTTCCCTTGGTTAATCAGAGGTACACACAAAATCGATTTAGGCTGATGCGCTTTGATATAGGGATCGAGAGTAAAT of the Allocoleopsis franciscana PCC 7113 genome contains:
- a CDS encoding glycosyltransferase; translated protein: MTVSELTSQNSRRPFLLRVLRLRIATLVLLGIIVAVSTITIKWFMGESRVTQLFSQLQFLQENPPIWLDVPSVSHEYYLLIPTVALCLIYQALVKIYPQPRTTSRVIVVCLLLVLTLRYLLWRSLSTLNLSNPLDGLFSLGLFFMELFVILGHSFQWYLNLKIKPRHREADIMAVAVREGRFIPTVDILIPTYNEPTTILRRTIIGCQALDYPHKKIYLLDDTRRAEMKRMAQELGCEYITRPDNRHAKAGNLNHAIAQTNGELIVVFDADFVPTQNFLNRTVGFFQNPEIGLVQTHQSFYNPDPIARNLGLECELTPEVEIFSRYYQLLRDGIETALCYGSSFVVRRSSLEAVGGFVTDSLSEDYFTGVCLSAQGYRVIYLGERLSAGLSAENMAGYVTQRLRWARGSLQAFFIPENPLTIPGLGCLQRLAHLEGLFQWFTSVFRLGFMLMPIASSFLGIIPLRATLVESLYFFLPYYIAQLLTFSWLNNRSRSALVSDIYAVAQCVPVSLAVIQTMLSPFSQGFKVTPKGVRRDGFTFNWALAWPLILLLIVTAVSLWQNLDWAFWGSMSISGEPKLAEGRALAWIWSAYNLFIISIALLILLDVPKPDPSEWLNLQRVVRIQVNSASKSSDIDNGELPIPIPNLDQNLWGVTTIISEGGIEVALTQDTVPKLLEQLAVKVEIMEEKLELTGQITHVSFSDQMPRVRVMFKSLNLSQYRQLVEFLFCRPGRWKRQNTPGELQSLRLLFRILVKPKVLFNRKSKVSAIAVSQV
- a CDS encoding thermonuclease family protein, whose amino-acid sequence is MSFRLIPKSFLWLSATILIITLGGCEALQNLLGGSSYPVKRVSDGDTITVTDSSGKNISVRFACVDAPEVPHKVEERKSRKLVDKSQFKWGEKAQQRVQQLVKQGGDRVKLTVTDTDQYGRKISEVRLTDGTFIQQVLVTEGLAQVYRPYLKNCPSAAIIDAAEADAKKRRVGVWSDKKYVSAWEWRRNNK
- a CDS encoding sensor domain-containing diguanylate cyclase, translated to MMSIQEKFCPVEAKLRESEKLHRLILNNLSDTVLITDETGAFTYICPNIKCIFGYSSQEAQELGNITNLLGNDFFEIDKFNNSREICNLEWTIRDKAGRSHTILINVKRVEIQGGTRLYSCRDITDRKIVQEALRQSHEELGKRVQERTVQLCESNALLREELIERRRAEAALRRSEDELQQANEKLIRWVDELEQRNQEMARLGKMSDFLQTCVTVEDAYSALATLVQPIFLGSSGGVFVLDTTQNQLEAVATWGLDLKSKIEFSLKECWALRRRRSRFVQHTHSKLQCQHIQADPAPNESLCVPMMTEGKVLGLLYLSSPEPGRLTNTKQKLAATVAEHLTLAISNLKLRETLKHESIHDPLTGLFNRRYMEESLKREIFRAHRQEQSVGVIMIDIDHFKQFNDTFGHDAGDKVLRELASFLQINIRNSDIACRYGGEELLLILPDASLADTQHRAEQLRQGVKQLQVEYHHQLLNRITISLGVACFPEEGLTGEAIIQAADMALYHAKKLGRDRVAVASTSALELEVHSCSSD
- a CDS encoding DUF4079 domain-containing protein, with translation MEIADFLALIHPILAIIVVFPILGIVTHFAWQTRQRRLQSVGGSKSQIPPVVGREHVKLGRWLTGAVVGVTWVGLAYAIVFKSLIEHQLWSKNPAQVIFIGLMFAATIASLVFLYRAREKHWRGIFATLTGMGLVVLGCQDGVFRRTNEWYWSHYYIGITAALLMVFSLAIVEDIYQDRSNRWRNVHIILNCIALLLFMGQGMTGTRDLFEIAFYKGLAK